A genomic stretch from Erysipelothrix sp. HDW6C includes:
- the gndA gene encoding NADP-dependent phosphogluconate dehydrogenase, translating into MKTNNIGVIGMAVMGSNLALNMADHGYHVAIYNRTYAVGEIVVAENPHEKLHLYKELPDFVASLEKPRKIVLMVQAGNAVDKVIENLIPLLDQGDIIMDGGNSNFKDTIRRTKEIEAIGLRYLGVGISGGEEGARFGPAIMPGGSKDAYQYVQAILEDISAKYEGEPCANYMGTDGAGHYVKMVHNGIEYADMQLIAESYAILKHVGSFDNDELASIFTSWNEGELESYLIEITAQIFKEIDPKTGKHMIDVILDRAAQKGTGKWTAEEALNTGTDASLLASSVFARFMSSQKDQRVAASSVLTFDAPKVELADRKHFVEKVREALYASKIIAYAQGFDLLKHASEEYGWDLDFGSISRNFREGCIIRARFLNRISDAYGSNPELANLMIDDSFRDNLLSYQGSLREVIALAVQSGISMPAFTTAISYFDAYRTADSSANLIQAQRDLFGAHTFERVDEDGNFHYEWNQ; encoded by the coding sequence ATGAAAACTAACAATATTGGCGTTATTGGAATGGCCGTAATGGGTTCAAACCTTGCCCTTAACATGGCAGACCACGGCTACCACGTTGCAATTTATAACCGAACTTATGCAGTTGGAGAAATAGTTGTGGCCGAAAATCCCCACGAAAAATTACATTTATATAAGGAACTCCCAGATTTTGTAGCTTCCCTTGAAAAACCACGTAAAATTGTCTTAATGGTTCAAGCTGGAAATGCCGTCGACAAAGTCATCGAAAATTTAATACCATTACTTGATCAAGGCGATATCATTATGGATGGCGGAAACTCAAACTTTAAAGATACAATTCGTCGTACAAAAGAAATTGAAGCAATCGGATTGCGTTATCTTGGTGTTGGAATCTCTGGCGGAGAAGAAGGTGCGCGTTTTGGTCCTGCAATCATGCCAGGTGGAAGCAAAGATGCTTACCAATACGTTCAAGCAATTCTTGAGGATATCTCAGCGAAGTACGAGGGCGAACCTTGTGCAAACTACATGGGAACTGACGGAGCGGGACACTATGTTAAAATGGTCCACAATGGTATTGAATATGCAGATATGCAATTGATTGCAGAAAGCTATGCAATATTGAAACATGTGGGTAGTTTTGACAATGACGAATTGGCTTCAATCTTCACATCTTGGAATGAAGGTGAACTCGAGAGTTACCTCATCGAAATCACTGCCCAAATTTTTAAAGAAATTGATCCAAAAACAGGCAAACACATGATTGATGTTATTCTTGACCGTGCTGCCCAAAAAGGAACTGGAAAATGGACTGCAGAAGAAGCCCTCAACACGGGCACTGACGCATCACTTCTTGCATCATCTGTATTTGCTCGTTTTATGTCATCGCAAAAAGATCAACGTGTTGCAGCATCAAGCGTCTTAACATTCGATGCTCCAAAAGTTGAACTTGCCGATCGCAAACACTTTGTTGAAAAAGTCCGTGAAGCACTTTATGCAAGTAAAATTATTGCTTATGCACAAGGATTTGATCTCTTGAAGCATGCATCCGAAGAATATGGATGGGACTTGGATTTTGGTTCAATTTCTCGTAATTTCCGTGAAGGGTGTATTATTCGTGCGCGATTCCTCAATCGCATCAGTGATGCCTATGGTTCAAATCCTGAACTTGCAAACCTTATGATTGATGATTCATTCCGTGATAACCTTCTTTCTTACCAAGGAAGCCTTCGTGAAGTTATCGCTTTAGCTGTCCAAAGTGGTATTAGCATGCCTGCATTTACAACGGCCATCAGTTATTTTGATGCTTACCGTACTGCAGACTCAAGTGCAAACCTTATTCAAGCGCAACGCGACTTGTTTGGAGCACATACTTTCGAACGTGTTGATGAAGATGGTAACTTCCATTACGAATGGAACCAATAG
- a CDS encoding putative manganese-dependent inorganic diphosphatase: protein MKNEKDFIYVHGHRNPDTDSVVSAIAYAHLKNELGVKAVACRLGGLSEETDYILEKFGFEAPILLKDARATLDEIDVDSPIEIHVDTSIKDAMDILQKSRQTLAVVDDRSQLMGVVTSSNLTHIAMGDTAHSIELLKRTPVENIVKAIDGTLVYKPKEFRFNGKTSIVAIAESGLSNYQLDGRLVIIGDDVNAQMEAINKGAACIVTVWTQEIEDAVIKQAIEKGCAIIMSSHGTMNTSRYLLFSPSIREVMTTDLVYFNKNEFVEDVESRMLKTRYRAYPVLDDNNHIYGFISRYHILNSQSKRLILVDHNEYSQSVEGVEDAEILEVIDHHRIGDINTIKPIYFRNEIIGSTASIITKMYHENGVNIPKNIASILLSALISDTLNLKSPTATQQDFRLALQLEAISGLDRYQFAQEMYEVTSTLKNKPYEDIINQDIKTFYISGKEVMVSQVVIYHFTELDTIHETFEEALEAYVLKHKLDLLVVVFTSIEDNGSIVVSAGNLKNAVLDAFPNEDGQERTFLQDIVSRKNQIIPRLSSAIAKVVDGKR, encoded by the coding sequence ATGAAAAATGAAAAAGATTTTATTTATGTTCACGGTCATCGCAACCCAGATACCGACTCAGTCGTGTCGGCGATTGCGTATGCTCACCTAAAGAATGAACTCGGAGTGAAGGCCGTTGCATGTCGTTTGGGTGGATTGAGCGAAGAGACAGACTATATTCTTGAAAAATTCGGATTTGAGGCACCAATCTTGCTGAAAGATGCACGTGCTACCTTGGATGAAATTGATGTCGACAGTCCAATCGAAATTCATGTCGATACATCGATTAAGGATGCGATGGATATTTTACAGAAAAGCCGACAAACTTTGGCGGTTGTTGACGATCGATCCCAGTTGATGGGAGTTGTCACAAGTTCAAATTTAACCCACATTGCGATGGGCGATACAGCACATTCGATTGAACTCTTAAAAAGAACACCAGTCGAAAACATTGTTAAGGCAATTGATGGGACCTTAGTCTACAAGCCGAAAGAGTTCCGCTTTAATGGAAAGACAAGTATCGTAGCCATTGCTGAATCGGGCCTAAGCAACTATCAATTGGATGGTCGGTTGGTCATCATCGGTGATGATGTCAATGCTCAAATGGAAGCAATCAACAAGGGTGCTGCCTGTATTGTCACCGTATGGACTCAAGAGATTGAGGATGCAGTCATAAAGCAAGCCATTGAAAAAGGGTGCGCCATTATTATGTCATCACATGGTACGATGAACACATCCCGATATTTGCTTTTCTCACCAAGCATTCGTGAAGTTATGACTACTGATTTGGTTTACTTTAATAAAAATGAGTTTGTTGAAGATGTGGAATCCCGTATGCTTAAAACACGATATCGAGCGTATCCAGTCTTGGATGATAACAATCATATCTATGGGTTTATATCGCGATATCATATTCTGAATAGTCAAAGCAAACGATTGATTCTTGTCGACCACAATGAGTATTCGCAAAGTGTTGAAGGTGTTGAGGATGCAGAAATTCTTGAAGTCATTGACCACCATCGTATTGGTGATATTAATACAATCAAACCGATTTATTTCCGCAATGAAATTATCGGTTCAACAGCATCAATCATAACGAAGATGTATCATGAGAATGGTGTCAATATTCCTAAGAATATTGCATCGATCCTCTTGTCAGCCTTGATTTCGGATACATTGAATCTGAAATCTCCAACTGCAACACAACAAGACTTCCGTCTCGCGTTGCAACTTGAAGCAATTTCCGGTCTTGATCGTTATCAGTTTGCACAAGAAATGTACGAAGTAACATCAACACTTAAGAACAAGCCTTATGAAGATATCATTAATCAGGATATTAAGACATTTTATATCTCAGGAAAAGAAGTGATGGTATCACAGGTTGTAATTTATCACTTTACAGAATTGGATACGATTCATGAGACATTTGAAGAAGCTCTTGAGGCCTATGTGCTTAAGCACAAGTTGGATCTCTTGGTGGTTGTTTTTACAAGTATTGAAGACAATGGATCAATTGTTGTATCGGCAGGAAACCTTAAGAATGCTGTTCTGGATGCATTCCCGAATGAGGATGGTCAAGAACGTACATTCCTTCAAGATATTGTTTCAAGAAAGAATCAAATTATCCCGCGTTTATCATCTGCAATTGCAAAAGTTGTAGATGGGAAACGTTAA
- the zwf gene encoding glucose-6-phosphate dehydrogenase, which translates to MKMVTSITNGTNSMIKDNHIITIFGGTGDLTYRKLLPAFYNLASTGNLPEHLHLVIIGRQPLTSESYRELARPWFAEHSRIKVDDTMLTEFLNHITYFEMTFTEDEGYTRLHAFYDAIDPSMKRLYYFAVAPSFFETIALKLDAHNLVTNSKVVIEKPFGNDLESACSINETLTSIFSEDNIYRIDHYVAKEMVQNIFTIRFANVLFADIWNADHIQSIQISANELVGVENRGNYYDHTGALKDMFQNHLLQILSIVTMDEPATMSAADIHIEQEKILENLSITNIQNDVIRGQYTANDTSIDYRDEERVDPQSNTETFVALKLGINTPTWQKTPIYVRTGKRMHKRSTEVVIEFKKRSNESANVLIIKIQPDEGVYLRFNIKKPGQTNDVQTVFMDFCQSCNYENRMNTPEAYERLLNAALDGDHTLFASFNQVRSSWQFVEDITNAIGKQTPVFYPAFTNGPTASHILLEADGNSWIEEEVMGDTFTY; encoded by the coding sequence ATGAAGATGGTAACTTCCATTACGAATGGAACCAATAGTATGATCAAAGACAATCATATTATCACAATATTCGGAGGTACTGGTGATCTTACATATCGTAAATTACTGCCTGCCTTCTATAATTTAGCGTCCACGGGAAATCTCCCGGAACACTTACATCTCGTGATCATTGGTCGTCAACCACTTACCTCAGAATCCTACCGTGAACTTGCACGACCTTGGTTTGCTGAGCACAGTCGCATTAAAGTTGATGATACGATGCTCACCGAGTTTCTCAATCACATCACTTATTTTGAGATGACATTTACTGAAGATGAAGGCTATACTCGTCTTCATGCGTTCTACGATGCCATTGACCCATCCATGAAACGCCTCTATTACTTCGCAGTTGCTCCATCGTTTTTCGAAACAATTGCACTGAAACTTGATGCTCATAATTTAGTAACCAACAGCAAGGTTGTTATCGAAAAACCATTTGGTAACGATCTTGAATCTGCTTGTTCAATCAATGAAACACTAACAAGTATCTTCAGCGAAGACAATATCTATCGCATTGATCATTATGTTGCTAAAGAAATGGTTCAAAATATATTTACAATTCGTTTTGCAAATGTCCTGTTCGCAGATATATGGAATGCCGATCACATTCAAAGCATTCAAATCTCTGCAAATGAACTTGTTGGTGTTGAAAACCGCGGTAACTACTACGACCACACAGGTGCACTCAAGGATATGTTCCAAAACCACTTGCTACAGATTTTATCAATTGTAACCATGGATGAACCTGCAACAATGAGTGCTGCAGACATTCACATTGAACAAGAGAAGATTCTTGAAAACCTCTCAATCACTAACATTCAAAACGATGTTATTCGCGGACAGTATACAGCCAACGATACATCGATCGACTATCGCGATGAAGAGCGTGTGGATCCACAGTCTAATACAGAAACATTTGTAGCTTTAAAGCTTGGAATCAACACGCCAACATGGCAAAAAACTCCAATTTACGTCCGTACTGGAAAGCGAATGCACAAGCGTTCTACTGAAGTTGTTATTGAATTTAAGAAACGAAGCAATGAAAGTGCCAACGTGCTTATCATCAAAATTCAACCAGACGAAGGCGTCTACCTTCGCTTTAATATCAAGAAACCAGGACAAACTAATGATGTTCAGACAGTCTTCATGGACTTTTGCCAGAGTTGCAACTATGAGAACCGGATGAATACTCCTGAGGCGTATGAGCGATTGCTCAATGCTGCCTTGGACGGGGATCACACCCTCTTTGCGAGTTTCAACCAAGTACGTTCAAGTTGGCAGTTCGTAGAAGATATCACAAATGCAATTGGCAAACAAACGCCAGTTTTCTATCCCGCATTTACAAATGGACCCACAGCATCACACATACTTTTAGAAGCTGATGGAAACAGTTGGATCGAAGAAGAAGTGATGGGCGATACATTCACATATTAG
- a CDS encoding ABC transporter ATP-binding protein, with amino-acid sequence MKEKKYTLLQNMKYYFTEVKRYRPIMFLMMAVSILISVAIIIVTTLIPTVLISLLTDGKAIAMPILLLSLGVAILSYNKLMMAQRSFMSGVGVRIVRFSVLIISKFLSMDYEQAEIESIHKAYMRSLENGTGNNSCGTEAMYTQSERLIVNTLSLIVFGALLTQFNPLAFLLTLAVGILNAYLLTFKRQYREKTKPQWSVIDSKRHILKRDAIKHENGKDARIYNVQKVYMERVDSLTESRLSYIRKEASIDMKNRMLSDTAILIRDLFVFIYLINGALSGAISIATFTLFFTMMTSFNVWIQEIVDAFHLLNIASQDINDVRTYLEIPEASNTHPISNAEDITIQFHNVSYRYPNASHDTLANLNFTLNPKESIALVGVNGAGKSTIVKLILGLIKPTTGTITLNGEDITQFERKAYFDLFAPAFQENDLWALTLQQNVSMSKQDSDTSRMHEILVRVGLGDVVDTLPKGILTNMTTNIHLDGTSLSGGQIQKLMLARALYKDAPIMVLDEPTAALDAIAEQNMYEQYQKLAGEKSSIFISHRLSSTRFCDRILFLENGVIVEEGTHSELLKAKGYYADMFAIQSQYYQKEDSIDEESISNLSAHSEA; translated from the coding sequence ATGAAAGAAAAAAAATATACGCTACTTCAAAATATGAAGTACTACTTTACAGAAGTAAAGCGTTACCGGCCAATTATGTTTCTTATGATGGCGGTCAGCATTCTAATATCTGTTGCGATTATTATCGTAACAACGCTTATCCCAACTGTCTTGATTTCCCTTTTGACAGATGGAAAGGCAATTGCCATGCCCATCTTACTCTTGAGTTTGGGCGTTGCCATCTTAAGTTACAATAAACTAATGATGGCACAACGCTCCTTTATGAGTGGCGTTGGTGTGCGTATCGTACGCTTTAGTGTACTTATCATTTCCAAATTTCTCAGTATGGATTATGAACAAGCCGAAATCGAATCCATTCATAAGGCTTACATGCGATCATTAGAAAATGGAACGGGTAATAACAGTTGCGGAACCGAAGCAATGTATACACAATCGGAAAGACTGATCGTGAATACGTTAAGCCTCATCGTATTTGGAGCGCTTCTAACACAATTTAATCCTCTCGCCTTCCTCTTAACTTTGGCGGTTGGGATCTTGAATGCTTATCTTTTAACATTCAAACGTCAATATCGTGAAAAGACAAAACCGCAGTGGTCCGTTATTGATAGCAAACGACATATTCTTAAGCGCGATGCCATCAAACATGAGAATGGTAAAGATGCACGTATCTACAATGTACAAAAGGTATATATGGAGCGCGTAGATTCTCTGACTGAGTCACGTCTTTCTTACATTCGTAAAGAAGCAAGCATTGACATGAAAAACCGTATGCTTAGCGATACCGCTATTCTCATTCGTGATCTCTTTGTTTTTATCTATCTTATTAACGGTGCTTTATCTGGAGCAATCAGCATCGCTACATTCACGCTTTTCTTCACAATGATGACATCCTTCAACGTTTGGATTCAAGAAATTGTTGATGCATTTCACTTATTAAACATTGCCTCACAAGATATCAACGATGTTCGTACCTACCTTGAAATACCAGAAGCATCCAATACACATCCTATTTCAAATGCCGAGGACATTACAATCCAATTCCACAATGTATCATACAGATACCCCAACGCGTCTCACGATACACTTGCAAATCTAAACTTCACACTCAACCCCAAAGAGTCAATTGCACTTGTTGGTGTCAATGGAGCGGGTAAGTCAACGATTGTTAAATTGATACTTGGATTAATTAAGCCAACTACAGGTACAATTACTCTAAATGGAGAGGACATCACACAGTTTGAGCGTAAGGCTTACTTCGACCTCTTTGCCCCTGCCTTTCAAGAAAATGACTTATGGGCTCTTACCTTACAACAAAACGTCAGCATGTCCAAACAAGACAGTGATACATCGAGAATGCATGAAATTCTTGTTAGAGTTGGATTGGGAGATGTAGTTGATACACTTCCAAAAGGCATCCTTACAAATATGACAACCAACATTCATTTGGATGGGACAAGCCTGTCTGGCGGTCAAATCCAAAAACTCATGCTTGCTCGTGCATTATACAAAGATGCGCCAATTATGGTGCTTGATGAACCTACAGCAGCACTTGATGCCATTGCTGAACAAAATATGTATGAACAGTATCAAAAACTTGCTGGAGAGAAGTCCTCAATATTCATTTCTCACCGACTTTCGTCAACACGATTCTGTGATCGCATCCTCTTCCTCGAAAATGGGGTTATTGTTGAAGAAGGAACGCACAGCGAACTTCTTAAGGCAAAAGGATATTATGCAGATATGTTTGCCATTCAAAGTCAATATTACCAAAAGGAGGACTCAATCGATGAAGAAAGCATTTCGAATCTTAGCGCTCATTCAGAAGCTTAA
- a CDS encoding ATP-binding cassette domain-containing protein, producing MIEVTNITKKYGSFFALDDITLDIASNKVTAIVGENGSGKSTLLNIMGRLNNATSGSVLLDSKDINTYASLEYACKIATLKQANTINLRLRVIDLVGFGRYPHNQGRLNADDILIVEESLAFMQCLDLRDKFIDQLSGGQLQRVYIAMILAQDTDVMLLDEPLNNLDLKHAHELMELIRQLVDEHGKTVVIIMHDLNMVYRYVDNIIALKHGRLICDGAVDDVLNEHMLHEIYDMHFEIQKCETHTVAFIK from the coding sequence ATGATTGAAGTAACAAACATTACAAAAAAATACGGATCGTTTTTCGCACTTGATGATATCACGCTGGACATCGCGTCAAATAAGGTTACCGCAATTGTTGGAGAAAATGGATCAGGGAAGTCCACGTTGTTAAATATTATGGGTCGCCTTAATAACGCGACCAGTGGATCAGTTCTGCTTGATTCTAAAGATATTAATACCTATGCGTCATTAGAGTATGCCTGTAAGATTGCAACACTCAAACAAGCCAATACAATTAACTTACGCTTACGCGTGATTGATTTGGTTGGATTTGGCCGTTATCCCCACAATCAAGGAAGATTAAATGCAGACGATATTCTAATTGTTGAAGAGTCCCTTGCGTTCATGCAATGTTTGGACCTGCGGGATAAGTTTATCGATCAGTTAAGTGGTGGGCAACTGCAACGGGTTTATATTGCAATGATTTTGGCACAGGATACGGATGTGATGTTATTGGATGAACCTTTGAATAATCTTGACTTAAAACACGCGCATGAATTAATGGAACTTATCCGCCAATTGGTTGATGAACATGGAAAAACGGTTGTTATAATCATGCATGATTTAAATATGGTCTACCGTTATGTCGACAATATTATTGCTTTAAAACATGGACGTTTGATTTGTGATGGTGCAGTTGACGACGTCTTGAATGAACACATGCTCCATGAAATTTATGATATGCACTTTGAAATTCAGAAATGTGAGACGCACACTGTTGCGTTTATAAAATAG
- the gpmA gene encoding 2,3-diphosphoglycerate-dependent phosphoglycerate mutase yields the protein MKLVVVRHGESEWNKKNLFTGWADVELSEKGVEEAIQGGKLLNEAGYDFDIVYTSYLKRAIHTMEHILNEMDRNWLPIVKDWRLNERHYGALQGLDKAETAAQYGEDQVLIWRRSFDTKPPILKEDDARAPRNMVAYRDVTDKDVLPLHESLKETIERAVPYFNDIIKPDMLEGKRVLIVAHGNSLRALVKYFDNLTDDEIMKVNIPTGVPLVYEFNADFTVRDSYYLGDQEALKAKMEAVANQGKAK from the coding sequence ATGAAATTAGTTGTTGTTCGACATGGAGAGAGTGAATGGAATAAAAAGAATCTCTTTACCGGTTGGGCAGATGTAGAGTTATCAGAAAAAGGCGTAGAAGAAGCAATTCAGGGTGGGAAACTTTTGAATGAAGCCGGTTATGACTTCGATATTGTTTACACATCCTATCTCAAACGTGCAATCCATACCATGGAGCACATACTTAATGAAATGGACCGTAATTGGTTACCCATCGTCAAGGACTGGCGTCTCAATGAAAGACATTATGGCGCACTTCAAGGACTGGATAAAGCTGAAACTGCAGCGCAGTACGGTGAGGATCAGGTTTTAATATGGAGACGTTCATTTGATACAAAACCACCAATTCTTAAGGAAGACGATGCCCGTGCACCACGGAATATGGTTGCGTACCGTGATGTTACGGATAAAGATGTTTTACCACTTCACGAGTCGTTAAAAGAAACCATTGAGCGCGCTGTTCCCTACTTCAATGACATTATCAAACCAGATATGTTAGAGGGAAAACGTGTACTTATTGTTGCACACGGTAACTCGTTAAGAGCATTAGTTAAATATTTTGATAATCTCACTGATGATGAAATTATGAAAGTGAATATTCCAACAGGTGTTCCCCTTGTTTATGAATTCAACGCCGATTTTACGGTGCGTGATTCCTATTATCTGGGTGACCAAGAGGCATTAAAAGCCAAAATGGAAGCTGTTGCAAATCAAGGAAAAGCAAAATAA
- a CDS encoding ABC transporter ATP-binding protein — MKKAFRILALIQKLNPYAIVSVFMFQVTTLASPFMMLYFTAQIVNQIINQVSLSEILPTLFIFLGVKYLLALLNNIFRCMNDVNIADVGYKLNDQLTKKALVMDYQQLASPENRLNFQRAEEGSNFSGGILTFISNVVGFTFGVMISIAVAGVALINVILTRSSETTPLATFTNSWVFPVILLASILIPLVLAVLANRKAAMFQKASFEIVTHSNREMGYYYSTLLTNNDVGKTIRLYNAADLIIGVVGEGGQLLIDTYLKSNLDGSRYVGLSQMVTTMGTAIIYLLIGAKASVGVISIGSVLMYVGYTQTLINNLVEGLGKFTFAQNIINYLQYYVDFLDLPDTQSGIQQLPQAERLVFKFEDVSFTYPGSETPVLDHVTLTISDQERIAIVGKNGAGKTTFIKLLCKLYQPSLGRITLNGIDINSFDNEAYMRLLSVVFQDFNLYPFEIDANISLGSDYYENRVLQSLDVVGVADKVKKLEKGIHTTIKGQLDEGVDLSGGEAQKIAIARAWYKDSPFVILDEPTAALDPISEYEIYQNFDALMEGKTAIYVSHRMSSCKFCDRVLVFDQGRIVQDGAHDELIDDESAIYAELFNAQAQYYIS, encoded by the coding sequence ATGAAGAAAGCATTTCGAATCTTAGCGCTCATTCAGAAGCTTAATCCCTATGCCATAGTCTCTGTATTTATGTTTCAAGTAACAACACTTGCCAGTCCCTTTATGATGCTTTACTTTACAGCGCAAATTGTGAATCAAATTATCAATCAAGTAAGTCTTTCAGAAATACTTCCGACATTGTTTATTTTTCTTGGAGTTAAGTACTTACTCGCTCTTCTAAACAATATATTCCGATGCATGAATGATGTTAATATTGCCGATGTTGGCTATAAGCTCAATGATCAACTCACAAAGAAAGCATTAGTCATGGACTATCAACAACTCGCCAGTCCTGAAAATCGACTTAACTTTCAACGCGCAGAAGAAGGCTCAAACTTCAGTGGTGGTATTCTTACTTTTATCTCCAATGTCGTTGGGTTTACCTTCGGTGTTATGATTTCAATCGCTGTTGCGGGTGTTGCATTGATCAATGTCATACTCACTCGCTCTTCTGAAACTACGCCACTTGCAACATTTACGAACTCTTGGGTTTTCCCAGTTATTTTACTGGCATCGATACTCATTCCACTTGTCTTGGCAGTTCTTGCAAATCGAAAAGCAGCAATGTTCCAAAAAGCATCGTTTGAAATCGTCACGCATTCCAATCGCGAAATGGGTTATTATTATTCAACACTACTCACAAACAATGATGTCGGTAAAACAATTCGCTTGTACAATGCAGCTGACTTAATCATTGGTGTTGTTGGCGAAGGCGGCCAACTCCTCATTGATACCTATCTCAAATCAAATCTGGATGGATCGCGATATGTAGGACTTTCACAGATGGTTACAACCATGGGAACAGCCATAATTTACCTTCTAATTGGTGCGAAGGCATCTGTGGGTGTCATATCCATTGGCTCGGTACTCATGTATGTTGGTTATACACAAACTCTCATAAATAATCTGGTTGAAGGATTGGGTAAGTTTACATTTGCGCAAAACATCATAAATTATTTACAGTACTATGTGGATTTCTTAGATTTGCCTGACACTCAAAGTGGGATACAACAACTTCCTCAAGCAGAGCGACTTGTCTTCAAATTTGAAGATGTATCCTTTACGTATCCAGGAAGTGAAACTCCAGTTCTTGATCATGTTACCCTGACCATTTCCGATCAAGAACGGATTGCAATCGTTGGAAAAAACGGCGCAGGTAAAACAACGTTTATCAAGTTGTTGTGCAAACTCTACCAACCCTCTTTAGGTCGTATTACCCTGAACGGCATTGATATTAACAGTTTTGACAATGAAGCCTACATGAGATTACTCTCGGTAGTATTCCAAGATTTTAATCTTTATCCATTTGAAATTGATGCAAATATCAGTTTGGGGTCTGACTATTACGAAAATCGCGTATTGCAATCTTTGGATGTTGTTGGAGTTGCTGACAAAGTTAAGAAACTTGAAAAAGGCATCCATACAACAATTAAAGGGCAATTGGATGAAGGTGTTGACTTATCGGGTGGCGAAGCACAAAAGATCGCAATCGCAAGAGCCTGGTATAAAGACTCACCCTTTGTAATTCTTGATGAACCAACAGCTGCTTTGGATCCAATTTCAGAGTATGAAATCTACCAGAATTTTGACGCACTCATGGAGGGAAAAACCGCCATTTATGTTTCACACCGAATGAGTTCGTGTAAGTTCTGTGACCGTGTCCTTGTGTTTGATCAAGGTCGTATTGTTCAAGATGGTGCTCACGATGAGCTCATTGATGATGAAAGTGCCATTTATGCCGAGCTCTTCAATGCCCAAGCACAATACTATATCTCGTAA
- a CDS encoding siderophore ABC transporter substrate-binding protein encodes MKKIFALLSVLLVLTGCAAATPKKVDIEIEHKLGKTALQTNPEKVVVFDNGIIDIMTYLELPVGGVPKDSLPTALKIYDKDEVLNAGTLFEPDFEKIMEYGPDLIIISGRASKQYEELSKIAPTVYMGNDTDPTGLLNSMDANIQLLGEIFPNKDVTKAMPALQEKVTELHDKAQASGLSTMFIMANGTEIKSFGPGSRYGHIFSEFGFAPIDHELDPSTHGATVSFELVSSLKPEIIIVMDRAAVTGGTVFAEELMNNDFVKGTPAAKNKRIIYVDPETWYITEGGYNAVLKMTEELLPLFN; translated from the coding sequence ATGAAAAAAATTTTCGCATTGCTTTCAGTATTATTGGTTCTTACCGGATGCGCAGCTGCTACACCGAAGAAAGTAGATATTGAGATTGAACATAAACTTGGAAAAACTGCTTTGCAAACAAACCCAGAAAAAGTCGTTGTATTTGATAATGGTATCATTGATATCATGACATACCTTGAACTACCAGTCGGGGGTGTTCCTAAAGATTCACTTCCAACTGCACTTAAAATCTATGATAAAGACGAAGTGTTAAATGCCGGAACCTTGTTTGAACCAGATTTTGAAAAAATTATGGAATATGGTCCAGACTTAATTATTATTTCTGGACGTGCTTCAAAGCAATATGAAGAGTTGTCAAAAATAGCACCTACGGTTTATATGGGAAACGATACCGATCCAACAGGACTTCTAAATTCGATGGATGCTAACATTCAGCTCTTAGGAGAGATCTTCCCCAATAAGGATGTGACTAAAGCAATGCCAGCACTTCAAGAAAAAGTAACAGAACTTCATGACAAAGCACAAGCATCTGGTTTATCCACAATGTTTATTATGGCCAATGGTACGGAAATTAAATCATTCGGACCGGGCAGTCGTTATGGACACATTTTCTCAGAGTTTGGGTTTGCACCTATTGATCATGAACTCGATCCTTCAACACATGGTGCGACAGTTTCATTTGAGTTGGTCAGCTCACTGAAACCTGAAATCATCATTGTAATGGACCGTGCGGCAGTTACTGGTGGTACAGTATTTGCAGAAGAATTGATGAATAATGATTTCGTAAAAGGGACACCAGCTGCAAAGAACAAACGCATCATCTATGTTGATCCTGAAACATGGTATATTACAGAAGGTGGTTATAACGCAGTGTTAAAAATGACTGAGGAGCTACTCCCATTATTTAACTAG